A window of the Megalopta genalis isolate 19385.01 chromosome 2, iyMegGena1_principal, whole genome shotgun sequence genome harbors these coding sequences:
- the LOC117219300 gene encoding uncharacterized protein LOC117219300, whose translation MSQPECPGPCNPRNRRDHCRRVCLQHVATLLEELPPCIRARLRPEDVSDACGTLPKSTVPAYRDVSTGGEPSAKPSQPEHGKPIGDVGPVRVSEPIVNNSLKVATVQTGIPDEELDVGHHRGIIAGGQQQEAETQTVELGSMVIARRLDSLRSNIENVSLVLKGTASRLTGLLGLKKRVCSCRTVQAMLYSAVLLVLTAFARDTEFYQFFVSSQICGIIVVLSWKIAGSVPI comes from the exons ATGAGCCAGCCAGAGTGTCCGGGCCCCTGCAATCCGAGGAACAGGCGCGACCATTGCCGACGAGTTTGCTTGCAACACGTCGCGACGCTGCTCGAGGAGCTTCCACCGTGCATCCGGGCGAGACTGCGTCCCGAGGACGTTTCCGATGCCTGCGGGACCCTGCCGAAATCGACCGTGCCAGCCTATCGCGACGTCTCGACCGGCGGCGAACCGTCCGCGAAGCCGTCGCAACCGGAACACGGCAAACCGATCGGAGACGTCGGACCGGTCAGAGTCAGCGAACCGATCGTAAATAATTCGTTAAAG GTGGCCACCGTCCAAACGGGTATCCCGGATGAAGAACTGGACGTTGGACACCACCGAGGTATCATCGCCGGAGGCCAACAACAGGAAGCAGAGACTCAAACCGTCGAACTGGGCAGCATGGTGATCGCCAGAAGACTGGACTCGTTGCGTTCCAACATCGAAAACGTGTCCCTGGTTTTGAAAGGGACCGCGTCGCGGTTGACGGGTCTTCTCGGTCTCAAGAAGAGGGTCTGCTCCTGTAGAACGGTCCAGGCGATGCTGTACTCGGCCGTCCTGCTGGTGTTGACGGCGTTCGCCCGGGACACCGAGTTCTACCAGTTCTTCGTGTCCAGCCAGATCTGCGGCATCATCGTGGTCCTAAGCTGGAAGATCGCCGGCAGCGTTCCCATTTGA